Proteins encoded by one window of Massilia sp. NR 4-1:
- a CDS encoding histone deacetylase family protein, which yields MLTFYNEQHDQHRARHELVRGEATPCLETPARAEAVLAELGRRGLGRIVTPHGVPLMSLERVHQPRYLHFLRNAWTEWQALAPANAGKDAFPSGWPVRSFRADIEPEGFDARLGLYSRDTISPITAGTWSAAKTGADCAVNAAHALRLGERASFALTRPPGHHAGADFSGGSCYLNNAALAAQHLLDDGMRRVAVLDLDCHHGNGTQSIFYDRADVLCISLHADPRSSYPYYLGHADETGDGAGYGYNVNMPLAPQQANAQAWFAALETACVRLAMYGPEALVVALGVNTFQGDPHGGLGLLSADFLRVGERLAYLGLPTAFIFEGGSAIRELGVNVVNVLEGFETAL from the coding sequence ATGCTGACCTTTTACAACGAACAGCACGACCAGCACCGCGCCCGCCATGAGCTGGTGCGCGGCGAAGCCACGCCCTGCCTGGAAACGCCGGCGCGCGCCGAGGCCGTGCTGGCCGAGCTGGGACGGCGCGGCCTGGGCCGCATCGTCACGCCACACGGCGTGCCGCTGATGTCGCTGGAACGCGTGCACCAGCCGCGCTATCTGCACTTCCTGCGCAATGCCTGGACCGAGTGGCAGGCGCTGGCGCCCGCCAATGCCGGCAAGGATGCCTTCCCGTCCGGCTGGCCGGTACGCAGCTTCCGCGCCGATATCGAACCGGAAGGCTTCGACGCCCGCCTCGGCCTGTATTCGCGCGACACCATTTCCCCCATCACGGCCGGCACCTGGAGCGCCGCCAAGACCGGCGCCGATTGCGCGGTGAACGCGGCCCATGCGCTGCGCCTGGGCGAGCGCGCCAGCTTCGCGCTGACGCGGCCGCCGGGCCACCATGCCGGCGCCGATTTCAGCGGCGGCTCCTGCTACCTGAACAATGCGGCATTGGCGGCCCAGCACCTGCTGGACGACGGCATGCGCCGCGTCGCCGTGCTGGACCTCGATTGCCACCACGGCAACGGCACGCAAAGCATCTTCTACGACCGCGCCGACGTGCTGTGCATCTCCCTGCACGCCGATCCGCGTTCCAGCTACCCCTACTACCTGGGCCACGCCGACGAGACCGGCGACGGCGCCGGTTACGGCTATAACGTGAACATGCCGCTGGCGCCGCAGCAGGCCAATGCCCAGGCCTGGTTCGCGGCGCTGGAAACGGCTTGCGTGCGCCTCGCCATGTACGGGCCGGAAGCGCTGGTGGTGGCGCTCGGCGTCAACACCTTCCAGGGCGATCCGCACGGCGGCCTGGGCCTGCTCAGCGCCGACTTCCTGCGCGTCGGCGAGCGCCTGGCCTACCTGGGCCTGCCCACCGCTTTCATCTTCGAAGGCGGCAGCGCCATCCGCGAACTGGGCGTGAACGTGGTGAATGTGCTGGAAGGCTTTGAAACCGCGCTCTAA
- the gshA gene encoding glutamate--cysteine ligase: MPNLLTRRLALLADAQHRPLLSGGLRGIERETLRIQPDGHLAHTPHPLALGSALTHPQITTDYAETLLEFITPAEHDIAETLHKLDAIHRFSYGKLGEELLWSQSMPCQLPSEDAIDIAWYGKSNLGMLKHVYRRGLALRYGKAMQCIAGIHYNYSLDEALWALLNHEENGDRKLTAKAYQSEAYLATIRNFRRYSWLLMYLFGASPALASGFLRGQPHKLDTLSADTLYLPHATSLRMSDLGYQNDAQSGLSPHENSLDSYVATLTRAVNQPYEPYQRIGTKRDGEWVQLSTNVIQIENEYYSTIRPKRVIRTGERPIQALCLRGVQYIEVRCMDVDPFEPVGISLETGRFLDAFLLFCALEESPTISEDQSRLYAQNFARTVKEGRRPGLTLSRDGEEVALRDWGLALLERIRPVAALLDQARGDGVHAASLAVQAAKLDDPERTPSARVLAELRANGGSFAAFGLRQSERHAAYFRAHPASSQEQAYFGQLAAESLAEQAALERSQTGSFDDYVQAYRASNLCPNCE, from the coding sequence TTGCCCAATCTTCTGACACGCCGCCTGGCCCTGCTGGCCGATGCCCAGCACCGCCCGCTGCTGAGCGGAGGCCTACGCGGCATTGAGCGCGAAACCCTACGCATCCAGCCGGACGGCCATCTGGCGCACACGCCCCATCCGCTGGCGCTGGGCTCGGCCCTGACCCACCCGCAGATCACCACCGATTACGCCGAGACCCTGCTCGAATTCATCACCCCGGCCGAGCATGACATCGCCGAGACCCTGCACAAGCTGGACGCCATCCACCGCTTCAGCTACGGCAAGCTGGGCGAGGAGCTGCTGTGGAGCCAGTCCATGCCCTGCCAGCTGCCGTCCGAGGACGCGATCGACATCGCCTGGTACGGCAAGTCCAACCTGGGCATGCTCAAGCATGTGTACCGGCGCGGCCTGGCCCTGCGCTATGGCAAGGCCATGCAATGCATCGCGGGCATCCACTACAACTACTCGCTGGACGAGGCGCTGTGGGCCCTGCTCAACCATGAAGAAAACGGCGACCGCAAGCTGACCGCCAAGGCTTACCAGTCGGAAGCCTATCTGGCGACGATACGCAATTTCCGCCGCTACAGCTGGCTCTTGATGTATCTGTTCGGCGCCTCGCCGGCGCTGGCCAGCGGCTTCCTGCGCGGCCAGCCGCACAAGCTCGATACGCTGTCGGCCGACACCCTGTACCTGCCGCATGCCACCAGCCTGCGCATGAGCGACCTCGGTTACCAGAACGACGCGCAGTCCGGCCTCAGCCCGCACGAGAATTCGCTGGACAGCTATGTGGCGACGCTGACGCGCGCCGTCAACCAGCCTTACGAACCGTATCAGCGCATCGGCACCAAGCGCGACGGCGAGTGGGTGCAGCTGTCGACCAATGTGATCCAGATCGAGAACGAGTACTACTCGACCATCCGGCCCAAGCGCGTGATCCGCACCGGCGAGCGGCCGATCCAGGCCCTGTGCCTGCGCGGCGTGCAATACATCGAAGTGCGCTGCATGGACGTCGATCCGTTCGAGCCGGTCGGCATCAGCCTGGAGACGGGGCGCTTCCTGGACGCCTTCCTGCTGTTCTGCGCGCTGGAGGAGAGCCCCACCATTTCCGAGGACCAGAGCCGCCTGTATGCGCAGAATTTCGCGCGCACCGTGAAGGAAGGCCGCCGCCCCGGCCTGACCCTGAGCCGCGACGGCGAGGAAGTGGCGCTGCGCGACTGGGGCCTGGCGCTGCTGGAACGCATCCGCCCGGTGGCGGCCCTGCTGGACCAGGCGCGCGGCGACGGCGTGCACGCCGCCTCGCTGGCGGTGCAGGCGGCCAAGCTGGACGATCCGGAACGCACGCCCTCGGCGCGCGTGCTGGCCGAGCTGCGCGCCAATGGCGGCTCGTTCGCCGCCTTCGGCCTGCGCCAGAGCGAGCGGCATGCGGCCTACTTCCGCGCCCATCCCGCCAGCAGCCAGGAGCAAGCCTACTTCGGCCAGCTGGCGGCGGAATCGCTGGCCGAGCAGGCCGCGCTGGAACGCAGCCAGACCGGCAGCTTCGACGATTATGTGCAGGCTTACCGCGCCAGCAATCTCTGTCCCAACTGCGAGTAA